TTGGGCCCCAGCCAGCAAGGCGGACAGTGGCATTGGTGAATACTGAGGCCCAGCAGGGACATACGGCACTGCAGATGGGGCCCTCCTTGCCAGGCTCTGTGGAGATGGATAGTCTGTTTGAAAACATGGCCCTCTCGGCCCTGCAACCACTGCAGCCTCTGGGACTGGGCCTTGGGCTGCCAGCTGTAGATAAGGGCCGGCCCCCAGAGGTCTTCACAGAGAGCCCTGAGTCTCTCCCTCATTTAAATTTCAGCTGTCCCCAGTCAGAGGTGTTCAACCTGCCCACAGGGTGGAGGACAGCCCCCTTGCCACCATCCCGCTTGCAGCAGCTCAGGCCTCTGTTCTCAGAGGACTGGTTTCGGTTTGCTCTGGGGCAATTTGGGCCTGTGGTGCAGGGCGAGGCTTCTGAGGACATGACCAAGACCCTGAAGGAGGACGAGGCCCTGAGGGAGCTCCACACTCAGGTGGCCCTGTCATGCCTCATCACCCTTGGTGCAGAGTCTGCCTTCACCAGTCCCAGCTATGTCTACAGGCTGTACTGCGGAGATGTGCCATGGACAGAGGGACTTGACTGGCTCTCTGCTAGTAAAGAACTTTATCAGCTTGCACTTAAAGCTTTCAGGTAAAATGGACAAGAGGGGCACACACTGTTTGAATCATTACAGCCACTAAAACCTTTTTATTCCTGTCACATGAAAAAAGGCCTGTGATTTTAAGTATTCCCTCCCTGTGTTTGGTGCATACGTTTAGGTTCAGTTTCAAGCTGCTGTTTGATCAGGCGAGTCTGGGGCCCATGGAAGGCCCTGGGGAATTATTCAGCACCTTGGAGGAATATGAAAGGGACTGGTATATTGGCCTAGAATCAGAGAAAGGCTGGCATGATAGTGTCCTTAAGGAAAAacctttcctcttctctctaggaCATGACCTTACCATGGTAACCAAACACATCAGTCAAACTCTCAATACAGTTTTTTACTCCATTGCCAAGTATGCGGAACATCTCTGTGGTTACCTAACCTATAAAACTGGTTTAATTACTCATATACAATTGAAGTTATACAACAATACAATTAAGAGTACTGAGCCAATCTCATGAACATATAATACAACGAATTTCTATATTTACAGGGCACTTACACGGGGCGAGTCCTGTCCCTGCAGGAGCAGCTGGTGCAAGTGGGCCGTCTAAATGGAGAGGGGGTGCGTGGCCAGTGGGCCAACCTGTCCTGGGAGCTACTGTATGCCACTAATGATGATGAAGAGCGTTACAGCATCCAGGCTCACCCAATCATGCTGAGGAATCTGACTGTCCAAGCAGCCGACCCCCCTCTAGGGTACCCCATTTACTCCTCTGCCCCCCTGCATCTCCCCTGCTTCTGACCCATGGTCCTTTCTGACTGTGTCAACCCTCATACTTAAGGGAGGTGAAAGAGGCTGCCTTTCATTCAATACCACAACTTCATTTCAAAATGAATATTTTTTATATCCAAATTCCTGTGAAAAGTAGAATAAAAAAGGAAGTACACATAATGGTGAACTATGAACTTTATTACTAAAATTGATTGTTAAATTATTTACAAATTTGCTTTTCACTTGAATTTGACTTTACGGCGCTTATTGCATCCCTCTGCCGCACATGAAGACACTGTAGCGTTAATGctacaatctttttttttaaccctacATTACAACAGACGAATTGGCTTTGAACATATCTGTCTCATTCCTGTGAGTTATCTCTTTTGTTTCATTGATTACTTTTGATAGATGCACGTCCGTTTTGTGGATTCTTTTATCAGTTAAATTTCCATGCTTTAATAAAAGTGAATGAATTTGTCCTTTGAGAACTAACCAGCATATTACCTCCGATTTCACTGTACTTCTCAGATTTCAATTTTCCTTGGCATCCATGATAAAAAGGGAAGGGAGGTTTGTTTGAAGGGAGGTTAAGTTCAAGGATGTGCCTTGATTTTGTCTTTGCTGTATATGTAATGTGGTTAGTAAATACTTGCTATTGTTTTGTTTACAGTGCACTTGTTTACAATGTTGAATGAAGAGTTAATTGAATTTGCCATTGTCtcttgtaaatattttgtgtaacTGTATATACTTATAATAAAAAGCTGAAGAGCAAGCAAACTTGGACTTCGTTGTCAGGCATACACAGTACGTGCCAATAGTAAAAACATGCCAATTAGCCTTGAAGCTGTTTTATATTAATGTTTGTGTGAACCACAGCAGTTTGCCATATTTTGAACATCACAAAATGGATTTGCCTTGTTAGAGGAATGCAAACCTCTGTTTCTATCAAGTCTTTCATCTCATTTGGAACACACTGAAATCGCAGAAGGTGACAGCTCTTCATAAACTGTTATGCCATGCAAAGAAATCGAAGCCTTTCAAGTTGATGTGGCCTCAGACAGTTTCCTTGAAAGATCATGAATTTGTGCAGGTTAATCTCTCTCAGTATCCAGTTCTTGAATTAGGAGTCAAGTTTTCAGGAGATCTTGGGCTTTGTAAAATACACAGTGTCTGCATCCTGGAAAATAAGAAAACATTGATGGTAAACTAAATGATAACTATGTAAATGGGGTACGAGAAGTCTACTTCAAAACACGAAATTGCTTTGGGTCTGCTTATTAATGTGCAATTGCACACCAGTAAGCTGCAACCATAATGTGTTCATGTTTCTTTGTAGCTGAGAAATCCTAATAATTTTAGGAGTTTTTGAACCAGCAAAGAATGTTTTCTTTCAGAATGATTTCAGTTTTATTGAAGCACTGGAGAGTATTGATGCAAGGTAACCCAGCAGTCAAGGGTTTAGAGAACTCCTGTAAATGAGCTGCATTTCATAAATTTTGCAATAAATTATTAAATTGGACTTTTCTATTCATGATTTATCTATCACGTCTATGACCTTGACACTGCTTGCCTGCAATAACCTCACTTTTTTTGGAAATATCTTCAGGCTATAGGGAGTACATCTTGTCTCCATCTTTCAAAATGATGCTGCATCAGAGGCCTGACAACAGCATTCTCCCAATTCAATCCATCTGACTTGGTTATCGTCCTGAGATGCTAAAATGTCTGGCCAGTAGGATGATAACCTTTTCCTGCATGGCCCTCAgatgtcactgtccagcagaGGCCACCATACACTctggtcaatcagtcagtcaaccagCACTGCTGGGATATAATCATGCTCACCGCCATACCTTGGCTACCCCTTTTTTTCTTATGCTGAAGCAAGGTCAGTAACGGCTGAGCTCCCCCCAGCTGTTAACGAAACGGCTCTAAATAGTGTCAGCCATGCTCTGCCTTTCTCaagttttcttctcttttttttcctcatacaATTTGAATCCCTAAGTCCCAGATCTTATGTGTCAAGGTCAACTTTAAACAACAACAATTATGAGGCCATGTGTGGGcaaacagaagcagaacacaatgCACGTTGTGTGTAAGGCACTGCCTGATACCCTCCATGGAAGATGAGACTTTATGATCCAACTCCTGCAAAGTCTGCATAGATGCAAACTACAGCAAGTCAAGGAAGGTTTTTAATATCAagtgaagggggaaaaaatattaGTATAATATTACACTGAATATGTGGCAAGGTAAATATTTTCTCCATGATGCTGAAAAATCCATGAATATGAAATGATGTACCTACCAGACCAGCTTTAAAATTCTGCACTCGTTTTCTTCCCAGCACGTCTGTGATAAACCATGCCCATGAAGGAGCATACTGCCACACATATTGAAAGAGGAGAAAGGGTTGTTGTGCGATCCACATTTCCTTGACACCATTGGCAATGCCTAGCAGGATTAAATGTACACATCGCTTTGTGGCCATCTTGTGTTGCTGGTCACCAACTGTGAGAAAAGGCTAAGATGAGAAAGAAGCAGTCATAGGGTTAACACACCTAACACACCATTACTGAAATGGCTCCTGTCACACCAAACAATACTGAGCACGAGGATGCCAACACAAAACAACTTTACTCTTACAGCTTCTAAATAAGCTCCATGACAAATTAAAAAGCATTACCTTGCCCAGTTCCTCTGTGAAAGCATTGTGGACAATCTGTGACTGCACAGGCCCTGGACACACAGTGCTGATGAGTATTTTGGGATAGTCGGTCAGCTCAGTCCGAAGAGAATTGAAGAAGCCCTGTGCACATTATGATATCAGTAGTTAGTAACAGCAAgcactcactcagataaagtcaAATAAACACAAGATAAACTTGAGCGAAACACTTAATCCACTCAACAAAATAAGTCAAGAGTGACGAGATCCTTCGAGAGCGATACTGTAGCGCCTGAAAATCAAACTGAGGAAAGTACAACTAGGACCACAATTTACAACAAATAACGGCAGTCTGAATACTGACAGCAACAAAACTGAGCCCTAAAAATGAAAATAACACTAAGATTAAAGCCACTTGATTATCTAGCAGTCATAGCTCTGgcacaaacgtaacaaggcggAGTCACCTGCAGAGCATGTTTGCTTGCACAGTATCCTGTTTGTAGAGGAGCCCCTGCAAGGCCTGCTACACTGCTGATGGCCACAACACTCCCGGTCCCTCGTTGCGTCATGTGAGGCAGCACCTGCTTGGTGAGCGAGACGGTCCCCAGGAAGTTCAGGTCCATCAAGGCCTGGTACACATCCAAGTTGGTTTCTAGGCACAGAGAGCGCTGGCTACGGCCGCCGTTATTAATTAGGACATCGATCTGAATTAGGATACAAATGTCAGacaaaatgtaagaaaatgaTCTGGTTCTTGATAATGGTTTTTAACTTGCAACACTGGGCTATGAGAATGTGGTGTAATCATAATTAAGCCTGTCTACAGTATAAAGACATGCTGAACCATTCAAAGAAAAAGGTAAACTGTAtgattaaataattgaatctatcTCTGAATCAAGCATGAACTTTGTTTCTTAAGCATGCCACTATTAAAATTTGGATGAGGATGATGGTGCTTTTAATTTGACTCTGTACTTGAttttatatatagcgtttttttcaaaaccgtcaatggtgttgagtgctcgactaatgaggagcggaatatcaacacggatgcaGGATTAAAAATTTTttcggggtccgcggtggtgtagcggtctaagcatcggctttgtgtcgatgcagttgcccacggagaactggggttcgcgccccggtctcgtcagatccaactatggccggactcgatgaagcagcaatcgttggcaacgctgtcttcgggaggggggcggagtcggcttgtgttcgtcacgtgaatgcgtctctgcgtGTCGGAAAAaactggttcggcctggagtcgccttgtcacgaaagtggggaggcgtgtccttccagactgccggccggagagatacagttggcgaacgcatgcagtacgagggtgggtgtttgaattaaaatagggatcgattggccactaaattggaagaaaaaagggaaaaaaagaaataaattttaaaaaaaaatctgttttcctGCAtccgtgtttatatatatatatattgacagctgatgattgcttatggcatgaaacaggctttgtactgtctcataaaaaattatttgactcactggataatatatatatatgtctttagactgtgggaggagaaaactggaggaaaccaatgcagacacggggagaacatgcaaactccacacagaggatgacccccaaggttgaactatcatggggcttgaacccaggacccttggtgtgaggcgaccatgctaaccactgtgacaCTGTGCCGCCCTATGGACCTACATCTAcatgttcaaagacatgtaggtcaggtgaatcggccataataaattgtccctaggagtgaatgtgtgtgtgagtgttggccctgtgatagactggcggtttgtccagggtgtctccccgcctgccacccaatgattgctgggataggctcaagcatccccatgtccctgagtaggataagcagtttggataatggatgtatgtatgtatatatatatatatatatatatatatatatatatatatatatatatatatatatatatatatatatattatgtgtaGTGTTTTCCCCCCGAAAAGAAAGAAACAGTCATGAAGAAACACTCaaaggtagggaaagtgctcatcaaataaggagcaaaataatccagtgagtcaagtaaattctttatgagatagtacaagcctgtttcatgtcataagcaaacATCAGCTGTCACTAAAGCTActtgggaaagaacataccatttattgCCTCGTCAtgtacatcacgtgcacaacgtccaatggggaagggagaggtgcgagattcaaaaattcaaaaacacgtgatcgctaatggtccaatGGGTGGCGGggctattggcatgatttatttataattacaaaataggtgcttatatctatgtctgcggctgctggccaattcattccttttattcaatgtggacatttctgatttgcaaatgataaaatatttttcaattagacatagattgcacattttactacttgttgaatatgccctgttcttctagaggattttccaggtggttgaataataaatgtttctgtctgccagtGACCAAATAGAGACATACAtcagtctaacagagggaacattcaaaaagaggtttaatgcacacgtgtagctttagaaacaaccatttaaagaatgtaacatctttaagctgttACATTTGGTcataatatcacacacacacacacacacacacacacacacacacacacacacacacacacacacacacatatatatagcaaGGCAATTTAAAATGTATACTCAGCATTTACTGTGACAGGACCATGGTAACCTAAAACTTGTGTTTGATTTGTTAATCAAATGGAAGTGAATGTTCTGAATTCCTTGAAtaaggaagaaaaagaaatgggAAAAGAACGTAAATTAACAAGTGCATTGACCTCACTTTGCCAAAGTGCTGGATAGCAGCTTTTGCTTTTGCCTCATGGGATGTCCTCTCCAGCAAGTCAAGTGGAAGAACCAGAATATCCTCATCCTCCAAGGTGGAACACTCTTCAGTGACAAATGAAAAAACCAAACTATTAACCGAGTGAGACTTAAATTGACAGAGGAGAATTAAATACTATAAGCTGCTGTTGTTCTGTTAAGAAGAGGCCATATCAGGCGATATCACAGCTGGCCTTTGTCCTATGGcaatataatacaatacaatataattAGTACAGTATAGAGTACAATATGTTGTACAATAATATTCATTACTGTGGCATACTGTGCTGCACTCACAAAGCTTTTTTTATGACAAAGTTGGCTGTGTATAAGACAGTAATGAAAATTTTttaactactttattgatccccgtggggaaattctttctcttgcatttaacccatcctagttgtgtagctaggagcagtgggcagccgccgtgcagagcccggggaccaactccagttcatcttgcaatgccttggccaggggcacagacgggagtattaaccctaacatacatgtctttttgaataGACCTGTTTGCACCTAGAATGGTGCAAAAGAATGGTACAAAAGGATCTAGTGTAAATGATctcagacaacaaaaaaaaaattttactcACCCAAACAGCGTTGTTTCACCCTATTCAGCTCATCTACACGGCGAGCAGATAGAATCAGACGAGAGCCACATAGAGCCAGCTGATAGGCTAGCTCCTCTCCAATGCCACAGGAGGCTCCAGTGACCCACACCACCAACCCTCTCAACTTGGCCTCTACAGTTATCATCAACACATGCATATGTTTGCATATCATTTGCTGGGGCTGTGAATAGTCTACACAAGTTTATGCCAAGCTTTGAGCTTATACCTGTTAATAGCATGAAAATTAGACCATGCTTAAGTGGAAGATGCATGGACAAAAATTGACATTACTTAAAATATCTGATATGGTTGCTGTAATACCGCCCCCCCCCGCGCGCCATATTATTGG
The DNA window shown above is from Lampris incognitus isolate fLamInc1 chromosome 16, fLamInc1.hap2, whole genome shotgun sequence and carries:
- the dhrs7 gene encoding dehydrogenase/reductase SDR family member 7, with the translated sequence MDCFLLAAVCYFIPLYLLIQFVRFIFADADFTLLWACAVGTKPEAKLRGLVVWVTGASCGIGEELAYQLALCGSRLILSARRVDELNRVKQRCLECSTLEDEDILVLPLDLLERTSHEAKAKAAIQHFGKIDVLINNGGRSQRSLCLETNLDVYQALMDLNFLGTVSLTKQVLPHMTQRGTGSVVAISSVAGLAGAPLQTGYCASKHALQGFFNSLRTELTDYPKILISTVCPGPVQSQIVHNAFTEELGKPFLTVGDQQHKMATKRCVHLILLGIANGVKEMWIAQQPFLLFQYVWQYAPSWAWFITDVLGRKRVQNFKAGLDADTVYFTKPKIS